In Methanonatronarchaeum sp. AMET-Sl, one genomic interval encodes:
- a CDS encoding 50S ribosomal protein L3, whose protein sequence is MVKKNRPRKGSLAYSPRKRSSSEVPRVRAYPEKDENRLLGFVGYKAGMTDVVMVDDRPNSMTEGTEISVPATVIETPEVIATKIRGYRDTQHGMRPLVEAEAEEFDLIEEESNEGNIDELRVTIKTSPELVSGIPKKKPDMMEIPLGGTLESQIEYAKKILGEKIKVSEIFENGVYVDVSAVTKGKGTEGPVKRWGVKIQDRKSQRKGKGRHIGNLGPWHPTHVRWQVPQTGQKGYHQRTELNKRILMIDEDASKINPDGGFTQYGEIENEYILLKGSVPGPTKRMVRIRDAIRPKGVEGQVELKHVSTESKQGV, encoded by the coding sequence ATGGTTAAGAAGAATAGACCGAGAAAAGGGTCACTGGCCTACAGCCCGAGAAAGAGATCATCGAGTGAGGTACCTAGAGTCAGGGCCTATCCAGAAAAAGATGAAAACAGGCTTTTAGGCTTCGTAGGTTATAAAGCCGGTATGACTGACGTGGTTATGGTTGATGATAGACCAAACTCAATGACAGAAGGAACCGAAATATCTGTTCCAGCAACTGTAATAGAGACACCGGAAGTCATAGCGACCAAAATCAGAGGTTATAGAGACACTCAACACGGAATGAGGCCTTTGGTAGAAGCAGAAGCCGAAGAATTCGATTTAATTGAAGAAGAAAGTAATGAAGGAAATATTGATGAATTAAGAGTGACAATCAAGACCTCTCCTGAATTAGTCTCAGGTATACCAAAAAAGAAACCTGACATGATGGAGATTCCTTTAGGAGGAACACTGGAAAGTCAAATTGAGTACGCAAAAAAAATACTCGGAGAAAAAATCAAGGTCTCAGAGATATTTGAAAACGGAGTGTACGTAGACGTTTCCGCAGTTACAAAAGGAAAAGGAACAGAAGGCCCGGTTAAAAGATGGGGCGTTAAAATACAGGATAGAAAATCGCAGAGAAAAGGTAAAGGAAGACATATCGGTAACCTAGGTCCATGGCACCCAACACACGTAAGATGGCAAGTACCTCAGACAGGTCAGAAAGGATATCACCAGCGAACTGAGCTTAACAAAAGAATATTAATGATCGATGAAGATGCCTCTAAAATCAATCCAGATGGAGGGTTCACACAGTACGGAGAAATAGAAAACGAATACATACTTCTAAAAGGCAGTGTACCAGGACCTACAAAAAGAATGGTTAGAATTCGAGACGCAATACGGCCCAAAGGTGTAGAAGGACAGGTTGAACTAAAACATGTCTCAACGGAAAGCAAACAAGGGGTGTAA
- a CDS encoding 50S ribosomal protein L14 codes for MRGIKASVTKGIQSKTQVKCADNTGAKVLEFISSKGYRGTRRRQPKAGVGDLVVVSVKKGVPEMRKQVLTAVIVRQKKEYKRPDGLRVTFEDNAAVIVDENGEPKGTEIKGPIAKEAAERFPKIASTATMIV; via the coding sequence TTGAGAGGAATAAAAGCTAGTGTGACCAAGGGAATACAGAGCAAAACCCAGGTAAAATGTGCAGATAACACAGGGGCAAAAGTACTCGAATTCATATCATCTAAAGGATATAGAGGAACACGAAGAAGACAACCTAAAGCAGGAGTAGGTGATTTAGTAGTGGTATCAGTCAAAAAAGGAGTTCCGGAGATGAGAAAACAAGTACTAACCGCCGTAATAGTTAGGCAGAAAAAAGAATACAAACGTCCCGACGGATTAAGAGTAACCTTTGAAGACAATGCAGCAGTCATAGTCGATGAAAACGGAGAACCAAAAGGAACAGAGATTAAAGGCCCTATAGCAAAAGAAGCAGCTGAAAGATTTCCCAAAATCGCCAGCACAGCAACAATGATTGTATGA
- a CDS encoding 50S ribosomal protein L19e, with the protein MTDLKSQKRMAADILDVGKKRVWIDPNRVEDVSMAIMKDDIRELIEEGAIQKKKVTGQSRGRARKIDEKKKKGRRQGHGKRKGKKHSKVSKKEKWMNKIRAQRKKLKQLRDEGEITKSEYRKLYKKSKGGEIRDLKHLTKLVKEKEGVKND; encoded by the coding sequence ATGACCGACCTAAAAAGCCAGAAAAGAATGGCAGCCGACATACTAGACGTAGGAAAAAAACGAGTATGGATTGATCCAAACAGAGTCGAAGACGTATCCATGGCGATAATGAAAGATGACATACGAGAACTAATCGAGGAAGGAGCAATACAGAAAAAAAAGGTAACAGGACAAAGCCGAGGAAGAGCAAGAAAAATCGATGAAAAAAAGAAAAAAGGACGGCGCCAAGGCCATGGAAAACGAAAAGGAAAAAAACACTCCAAAGTTTCCAAAAAAGAAAAATGGATGAACAAAATCAGAGCACAGAGAAAAAAACTAAAACAACTAAGAGACGAAGGCGAAATCACAAAATCAGAATACAGAAAACTATACAAAAAATCAAAAGGCGGAGAAATCCGAGACCTAAAACACCTAACAAAATTAGTAAAAGAAAAAGAAGGTGTCAAGAATGACTGA
- a CDS encoding 50S ribosomal protein L18, protein MTERIPLKRRIKDKTDYKQRLGLLKSSKPRLVVRRSQKYFTVQIADYDHKTSSDYVICGCKSKNLKKYGWKASGGNTPAAYLTGYECGLKAQKNEIEGAVPDIGINRISKGSNLFAAIKGAQDAGLNIPLDEEITPSEERIRGEHIANYAEEGDFSKYQEKGLDPAELPTHFETVKQKIKETIGE, encoded by the coding sequence ATGACTGAAAGAATACCACTTAAAAGAAGAATAAAAGACAAAACAGACTACAAACAAAGACTTGGATTACTAAAATCAAGCAAACCGAGACTGGTCGTACGAAGAAGCCAAAAATACTTCACAGTTCAAATTGCAGATTACGACCACAAAACAAGCTCCGACTACGTAATATGCGGATGTAAATCCAAAAACCTAAAAAAATATGGATGGAAAGCATCAGGCGGAAACACACCAGCAGCATACCTAACAGGATACGAATGTGGACTCAAAGCACAAAAAAACGAAATAGAAGGCGCAGTACCAGACATAGGTATAAACCGAATATCCAAAGGATCAAACCTATTTGCAGCAATAAAAGGAGCCCAGGACGCTGGACTAAACATACCCTTAGATGAAGAAATAACTCCATCAGAAGAAAGAATCAGAGGAGAACACATAGCAAACTACGCAGAAGAAGGTGATTTCTCAAAATACCAAGAAAAAGGGTTAGACCCAGCCGAACTACCAACACACTTCGAAACAGTAAAACAAAAAATAAAGGAAACAATTGGTGAATAA
- a CDS encoding 30S ribosomal protein S4e, with protein sequence MHLKRLAVPRSWTVPKKTDYWATTPKTTHPRERAIPINVVLRDVIGIIDSTREVKKIIQDRGILVDGKVINNYRHGVGLMDVISIPKADLHTRTTIDSKNRIKFVEIDENEAKTKICRINNKKTTKNGEIQLNLHDGNNITTDQETYKTKDTVKISLPNKEIKKHIPFEEGKIAFIIGGKHAGEIAEIKTHEISQGSNPNHVTLQGEEEFKTIEEYVIVVGDKEPEVTLK encoded by the coding sequence ATGCATTTAAAAAGATTAGCAGTTCCACGAAGTTGGACAGTTCCTAAAAAAACAGATTACTGGGCAACAACACCCAAAACAACCCACCCACGAGAACGAGCAATACCCATCAACGTTGTATTAAGAGACGTAATCGGAATCATCGACAGCACAAGAGAAGTTAAAAAAATAATCCAAGACCGAGGAATCCTCGTAGATGGAAAAGTAATCAACAACTACAGACATGGAGTCGGTCTAATGGATGTCATCAGCATACCCAAAGCAGACCTCCATACAAGAACAACAATCGACTCAAAAAATAGAATAAAATTTGTAGAAATCGATGAAAACGAAGCCAAAACCAAGATATGCCGCATAAACAACAAAAAAACAACCAAAAACGGTGAAATACAACTAAACCTCCATGATGGAAACAACATAACAACCGACCAAGAAACCTACAAAACAAAAGACACAGTGAAAATCTCTCTCCCAAATAAAGAGATTAAAAAACACATACCATTCGAAGAAGGCAAAATAGCATTCATAATCGGTGGAAAACACGCAGGCGAAATCGCCGAAATAAAAACACATGAAATCTCACAAGGATCAAACCCCAACCACGTAACACTACAAGGAGAAGAAGAGTTCAAAACAATAGAAGAATACGTAATAGTAGTTGGAGACAAAGAACCTGAGGTGACATTGAAATGA
- a CDS encoding 50S ribosomal protein L2, protein MGKRIRSQRSGRGNLYSAPSHKYKTKIGHPSADEDLEGEVIDIEHDPARNAPIARVKFSNEDERLVLVQEGISTGDTIQCGTEVEIAPGNTTYLAEIPEGTPVCNVEAKPGDKGKFIRASGTYGILIAHDIGKAIVQLPSGELKWFSPKCKATIGVVAGGGRTEKPFVKAGNKYKKMKSKGGKYPTVRGVAMNAVDHPFGSGRRQTPGRSKSSARGASPGRKAGSIASSRTGKR, encoded by the coding sequence ATGGGTAAAAGAATAAGATCACAAAGAAGTGGACGGGGCAACCTATACTCAGCCCCCTCACATAAATATAAAACCAAAATCGGACATCCATCTGCAGATGAAGACCTAGAAGGAGAAGTAATAGATATAGAACATGACCCAGCCAGAAATGCACCAATAGCCAGAGTAAAATTCAGCAACGAAGATGAAAGACTGGTCCTAGTTCAAGAAGGAATCTCAACCGGAGACACAATCCAATGTGGAACAGAAGTAGAGATCGCTCCAGGAAACACAACATACCTAGCCGAAATACCAGAAGGAACACCAGTATGCAACGTCGAAGCAAAACCAGGAGACAAAGGCAAGTTCATTAGAGCATCCGGAACATACGGAATACTAATCGCACACGACATAGGAAAAGCAATAGTACAACTACCATCAGGCGAACTCAAATGGTTTAGTCCAAAATGCAAAGCAACAATCGGAGTCGTAGCAGGCGGTGGCCGAACTGAAAAACCATTCGTGAAAGCAGGTAACAAATATAAAAAGATGAAATCAAAAGGCGGAAAATACCCAACAGTACGGGGAGTCGCCATGAACGCCGTTGACCATCCATTCGGTAGCGGTCGGAGACAAACCCCAGGTAGATCCAAGTCCTCCGCTAGAGGCGCATCACCAGGACGAAAAGCTGGTAGCATAGCCTCAAGTAGGACTGGAAAGAGGTGA
- a CDS encoding 50S ribosomal protein L23 codes for MTIISPVVTEKATRLMEQNNTLTFIVDTDATKNEITDKFEYTYDVEIENINTMITPQGKKKAIITLSSDYDAEEIAGRIGIF; via the coding sequence ATGACAATAATAAGCCCAGTAGTAACTGAAAAAGCAACAAGATTAATGGAACAAAACAACACCTTAACCTTCATCGTAGATACAGACGCCACAAAAAACGAAATAACCGATAAATTTGAATACACCTACGACGTCGAAATAGAAAACATAAACACTATGATAACTCCTCAAGGAAAGAAAAAAGCAATCATAACTCTCTCTTCCGATTATGATGCAGAAGAAATAGCAGGAAGAATAGGAATATTCTGA
- the rpl4p gene encoding 50S ribosomal protein L4, whose translation MTKLYSTYAEEKGEKELPSVFKTQYRPDLINKAFLSIQANKKQPYGSNELSGKRTTAESWGAGRGAAMVPRIKTGRRAAFVPQAVGGRRTHPPKKQKDYSKDINKKEKQLALKSAIAATADQELVKSRGHKVEKSPVIVEDDFQEIKKTKRVSEFLKLSGLWEDVKRAKNGTKKKNGEKKVPKSLLIVYDEDKGIYRGARNLPGVDIIDVNNLNIELLAPGGDAGRPTIWTESALEKSEEVF comes from the coding sequence ATGACTAAACTCTACTCAACATATGCAGAAGAAAAAGGAGAAAAAGAACTCCCAAGTGTATTTAAAACACAATATAGACCTGATTTAATAAACAAAGCTTTTCTATCGATTCAAGCTAACAAAAAACAGCCATATGGATCTAATGAACTATCAGGGAAAAGAACAACAGCAGAGTCTTGGGGAGCCGGAAGAGGTGCCGCAATGGTGCCAAGAATAAAAACAGGACGTCGGGCAGCATTTGTACCACAAGCAGTAGGTGGGAGAAGAACACATCCACCAAAAAAACAGAAAGACTACTCAAAAGATATCAACAAAAAAGAAAAACAACTTGCCCTCAAAAGCGCTATAGCTGCAACAGCAGACCAGGAATTAGTTAAATCCAGGGGACATAAAGTTGAGAAATCACCAGTAATAGTTGAAGACGATTTTCAAGAAATCAAGAAAACAAAAAGAGTATCAGAGTTCCTAAAGCTCTCAGGACTATGGGAAGATGTAAAAAGAGCAAAAAACGGAACTAAAAAGAAAAACGGCGAGAAAAAAGTACCAAAAAGCCTTTTAATCGTATACGACGAAGACAAAGGAATATACAGAGGAGCAAGAAACCTACCTGGCGTAGACATAATCGACGTAAACAACCTAAACATAGAGTTACTCGCACCTGGTGGAGACGCTGGCCGCCCAACAATATGGACAGAATCAGCATTAGAAAAATCCGAGGAGGTTTTCTAA
- a CDS encoding 50S ribosomal protein L22 yields the protein MPQYDYSVDPDPDKTSKAYGRELHISPKDSVEICNHIRGMKLDKAKETLQKTIKKEKPIPYRKHNSNKGHRKGLHGWDAGGYPEKAASGILKIIENAESNAEYKGLDTEKLKITHITANRGRELPGMMPRAFGRATPSNTSTTNIEVVLEEQ from the coding sequence ATGCCACAGTATGACTATTCAGTTGACCCCGACCCCGATAAAACATCCAAAGCATACGGAAGAGAACTACATATCTCACCAAAAGACTCCGTTGAAATATGCAACCACATACGCGGAATGAAACTAGATAAAGCCAAAGAAACACTACAAAAAACAATCAAAAAAGAGAAACCAATCCCATATCGAAAACACAACTCTAACAAAGGACATAGAAAAGGACTACACGGATGGGACGCCGGAGGCTACCCAGAAAAAGCAGCTTCAGGCATACTAAAAATAATAGAAAACGCAGAAAGCAACGCAGAATACAAAGGACTAGACACCGAAAAATTAAAAATAACACACATAACAGCAAACAGAGGCCGAGAACTACCAGGAATGATGCCAAGAGCATTCGGAAGAGCAACACCAAGCAACACCTCAACAACCAACATCGAAGTCGTATTGGAGGAACAATAA
- a CDS encoding 30S ribosomal protein S3, whose product MAIQKKFVKDGIKKAEMDEFLSREIDRGGYGGIDIKRTPTGTQIVLYAEKPGMIIGKGGKRIRKLTRKFKEKFDLEDPSIEVKEVENPNTNAQVVAQRLANALERGWYFRRAGYSTLRDIMDAGAMGAQIVLSGKLTGSRSRVEKFTEGYVKHCGQPAQEIVDEGQAVAKKKLGTIGVTVRIIQEGSTLPDEVEIIEPGEIDKEEIELTETEQEKETEQEKEQETEQEEELKEEPEPEIEAESESEKEEEEKSNIVVCQVCGEEFKAITGSHLATHDIDMDEYKESYPDANITPGE is encoded by the coding sequence ATGGCTATCCAAAAAAAATTCGTAAAAGATGGAATAAAAAAAGCTGAAATGGACGAGTTTCTATCAAGAGAAATAGACAGAGGAGGATACGGTGGAATCGACATCAAAAGAACACCAACAGGAACCCAGATAGTACTATACGCAGAAAAACCAGGAATGATAATCGGTAAAGGCGGAAAAAGAATACGAAAACTAACCCGAAAATTCAAAGAAAAATTCGACCTCGAAGACCCATCAATCGAAGTCAAAGAAGTCGAAAACCCCAACACAAACGCACAAGTAGTAGCCCAAAGACTCGCAAACGCACTAGAAAGAGGATGGTACTTCCGAAGAGCCGGATACTCAACACTCAGAGACATAATGGACGCAGGCGCAATGGGAGCACAAATCGTACTATCAGGAAAACTAACAGGATCCAGATCACGAGTCGAAAAATTCACCGAAGGATACGTAAAACACTGCGGACAACCAGCACAAGAAATAGTCGACGAAGGACAAGCAGTAGCCAAAAAGAAACTAGGAACAATCGGAGTAACAGTCAGAATAATACAAGAAGGCTCAACACTACCAGACGAAGTAGAAATCATAGAACCCGGAGAAATAGACAAAGAAGAAATAGAACTCACAGAAACCGAACAAGAAAAAGAAACAGAACAAGAAAAAGAACAAGAAACAGAACAAGAAGAGGAACTAAAAGAAGAGCCTGAACCAGAAATTGAAGCAGAATCCGAGTCAGAAAAAGAAGAAGAGGAAAAAAGCAATATAGTTGTTTGCCAGGTCTGTGGAGAAGAATTTAAAGCTATTACTGGGAGCCATCTAGCAACGCACGACATCGATATGGATGAATATAAAGAAAGTTATCCAGACGCTAACATAACACCGGGTGAATAA
- a CDS encoding 30S ribosomal protein S17, giving the protein MTARDIGLNVKSPEKECSDENCPFHGKLPVRGQVMEGEVVSIVDDKSAVIQREYKKEAPKYERYEKRKSTTTVHKPNCLEVKIGDKVKVAECRPLSKTKSFVIVERGEWD; this is encoded by the coding sequence ATGACAGCAAGAGATATTGGTCTTAATGTTAAGAGTCCAGAAAAAGAATGCAGTGATGAAAACTGTCCTTTCCATGGCAAACTGCCAGTTAGAGGACAGGTAATGGAGGGAGAAGTAGTATCTATTGTAGATGACAAAAGCGCAGTAATCCAGAGAGAGTATAAAAAAGAAGCTCCTAAATACGAAAGATACGAAAAACGTAAATCAACAACCACAGTACACAAACCAAACTGCCTAGAAGTTAAAATAGGCGATAAAGTAAAGGTTGCAGAATGCAGGCCATTAAGCAAGACAAAATCATTCGTAATAGTCGAGCGGGGTGAATGGGATTGA
- a CDS encoding ribonuclease P protein subunit — translation MKITPENLKKHELIGLKATVKNSPNPYQEGVEGHVLNETRKTLNISGKIIPKKGCSFIFNLPEGIKVKVNGNKIYGSPENRIKN, via the coding sequence ATGAAGATAACGCCTGAAAACCTAAAGAAACATGAATTAATCGGGCTAAAAGCAACTGTGAAAAACAGCCCAAACCCATATCAAGAGGGAGTGGAGGGCCATGTGCTCAATGAAACTCGAAAAACACTTAATATCTCAGGTAAGATTATACCAAAAAAAGGCTGTTCATTCATTTTTAATCTTCCTGAAGGCATTAAAGTAAAAGTTAATGGGAACAAGATATATGGTTCCCCTGAAAACCGTATTAAAAATTGA
- a CDS encoding 50S ribosomal protein L32e: MAKKFRRQESQKRKRVKNKWRRPKGIQSKQRKEIKGKPPLPKVGRKKPEEERGIHPSGYREVLVHNTADLEKINENEAARIGGSVGNRKREAIQQKAREKDIKILNPTETGD; encoded by the coding sequence ATGGCAAAAAAATTCAGACGTCAAGAAAGTCAAAAGCGCAAAAGAGTTAAAAACAAGTGGAGAAGACCCAAAGGGATACAAAGCAAACAGAGAAAAGAAATCAAAGGCAAACCCCCACTCCCAAAAGTAGGTCGAAAAAAACCTGAAGAAGAACGAGGCATACATCCCTCAGGCTACAGAGAAGTATTGGTACACAACACAGCAGACCTAGAAAAAATCAACGAAAACGAAGCAGCAAGAATAGGCGGTTCAGTAGGAAACCGAAAAAGAGAAGCAATCCAACAAAAAGCCAGAGAAAAGGATATAAAAATCCTAAACCCCACCGAAACAGGTGATTAA
- a CDS encoding 30S ribosomal protein S8 — translation MKMDPLSDALSTINNAEQAGKLKSEISPASKLIGRVFDVMQENGYIGEFEYIENNKGGEFKVKLVGNINRCGSIKPHFSTDKSEFEKWEKRYLPGKDFGILVISTPKGVMSHRQAQKEGIGGKLLAYVY, via the coding sequence ATGAAAATGGATCCATTGTCGGACGCTCTTTCAACAATTAACAACGCAGAGCAAGCCGGTAAACTAAAATCAGAGATATCCCCGGCATCAAAATTAATAGGAAGAGTATTCGACGTAATGCAAGAAAATGGCTATATAGGTGAATTCGAATACATAGAAAACAACAAGGGCGGAGAATTCAAAGTAAAACTCGTAGGAAACATAAATAGATGTGGATCTATAAAACCACATTTCTCAACAGACAAAAGCGAATTCGAAAAATGGGAAAAAAGATATCTCCCAGGAAAAGACTTCGGAATACTAGTAATCTCAACTCCAAAAGGAGTAATGTCTCACCGACAAGCACAGAAAGAAGGAATCGGTGGAAAACTCCTCGCATACGTATACTAA
- a CDS encoding 50S ribosomal protein L6 has product MASTEIEIPENIEITINENKITVKGENGETHRELKSSKINIEKKENKILLESATDRKKDRAELGTFTSHINNMIKGAQKDFEYTLKVVYSHFPIKMEVKQNKLYIKNFLGEKNPRIIELIGENTDVEISDDEVIVRGPNKEAVSQTAAKIQEGTKIKNKDPRVFQDGMYVIGRG; this is encoded by the coding sequence ATGGCATCAACAGAAATAGAAATCCCAGAAAATATTGAAATAACAATAAATGAAAACAAGATCACCGTAAAAGGAGAAAACGGAGAAACACATAGAGAACTGAAATCCAGTAAAATCAACATCGAGAAAAAAGAAAACAAAATACTACTAGAGTCGGCAACAGACAGAAAAAAAGACCGAGCAGAACTCGGTACATTCACATCACACATAAACAACATGATTAAAGGAGCTCAAAAAGACTTCGAATACACACTTAAAGTTGTTTATTCACACTTCCCAATAAAAATGGAAGTAAAACAAAACAAACTATACATTAAAAACTTCCTAGGCGAAAAAAACCCAAGAATAATCGAATTAATTGGAGAAAACACAGATGTCGAGATATCTGATGACGAAGTCATAGTAAGAGGTCCAAACAAAGAAGCAGTCTCCCAAACTGCAGCCAAAATCCAGGAAGGCACAAAAATAAAAAACAAAGACCCCAGAGTTTTCCAAGATGGAATGTACGTAATAGGTAGGGGATAA
- the rplX gene encoding 50S ribosomal protein L24, with the protein MTKQPRKQRKNRSNAPLHKRQKYMGVNLSEKMQEKFDKKTMPVRVGDEVEVVRGDYSGEKGEVTEVDMKQERIAIEGTTIRKSDESQVPAYIHPSNLKLIDLDTSDRKRVKKLER; encoded by the coding sequence ATGACAAAACAACCAAGAAAACAGAGGAAAAACCGATCAAACGCCCCACTTCACAAAAGACAAAAATACATGGGAGTTAACCTTTCAGAAAAAATGCAAGAAAAATTTGACAAAAAAACAATGCCTGTAAGAGTAGGAGACGAGGTAGAAGTAGTTAGAGGAGACTACAGCGGAGAAAAAGGCGAGGTCACAGAAGTAGATATGAAACAAGAAAGAATCGCTATAGAAGGAACCACAATAAGAAAATCAGACGAATCACAAGTTCCTGCTTACATACATCCATCTAACCTAAAACTCATAGACCTAGACACCTCTGACAGAAAACGAGTAAAAAAATTGGAGAGATAA
- a CDS encoding 50S ribosomal protein L5, translating into MNSNKMKKPQIEKVVVNMGIGSGGEELMHAEEIIEKLTNQQPIRTKAKKNVPTFGIRKGEPIGCKTTLRGKKARKFLKKALEVKENRIPQKSIDNHGNFSFGIDDHTGFKGIEYDPNVGIYGLDVTVTMERPGYRVKKRSKSNNPIGPEHALTPKDTAQYLENEFDVKVVEKDEQ; encoded by the coding sequence ATGAACTCCAACAAAATGAAAAAACCTCAGATCGAGAAAGTAGTTGTTAACATGGGGATAGGTTCAGGCGGAGAAGAACTAATGCATGCAGAAGAAATCATAGAGAAACTAACAAACCAACAACCAATACGAACAAAAGCCAAAAAAAACGTACCAACCTTCGGAATACGAAAAGGAGAGCCAATAGGATGCAAAACAACATTAAGAGGAAAAAAAGCCCGAAAATTCCTCAAAAAAGCCCTAGAAGTCAAAGAAAACAGAATACCCCAAAAATCAATCGATAACCATGGAAACTTTTCTTTCGGAATCGATGACCACACAGGATTCAAAGGAATAGAATACGACCCAAACGTCGGTATATATGGATTAGACGTAACAGTCACAATGGAAAGACCAGGATACAGAGTTAAAAAAAGATCAAAGTCAAACAACCCTATCGGGCCAGAACACGCACTCACACCAAAAGACACAGCCCAGTATCTAGAAAATGAATTTGACGTCAAAGTGGTGGAAAAAGATGAGCAGTAA
- the rpmC gene encoding 50S ribosomal protein L29, whose protein sequence is MAILKTSEIREMAQEEREMELEMLENELISLRAEEAAGGQPENPGRIREIRRTIARIKTVMREDNEDNA, encoded by the coding sequence ATGGCGATATTAAAAACAAGTGAAATTAGAGAAATGGCTCAAGAAGAAAGGGAAATGGAACTAGAGATGCTGGAAAACGAGTTAATTAGCCTGAGAGCGGAAGAAGCCGCAGGTGGACAGCCAGAAAACCCAGGTAGAATCCGTGAAATCCGGCGCACAATAGCCCGGATAAAGACAGTTATGAGGGAAGATAATGAAGATAACGCCTGA
- a CDS encoding 30S ribosomal protein S19, producing the protein MVREEFKYRGYTLEELKEMNLDELKEILPSRARRKIERGLNEEEKKLLEEVRELQDSSEDIVIKTHLRDMIILPEFVHLKLGIHNGNDFQVFRVEPEMIGHFIGEFAMTRKDVVHGGPGIGATRSSKYVPLK; encoded by the coding sequence ATGGTTCGTGAAGAGTTTAAATATAGAGGATATACACTTGAAGAATTAAAGGAAATGAATCTGGACGAACTGAAAGAAATATTACCGTCCAGAGCAAGAAGAAAGATAGAGAGAGGCCTAAACGAAGAAGAAAAGAAACTACTCGAAGAAGTACGAGAACTACAAGACTCCAGTGAAGACATAGTAATAAAAACACATCTAAGAGACATGATAATTCTCCCAGAATTCGTCCACCTAAAACTCGGAATCCACAACGGAAACGACTTCCAAGTATTCCGAGTGGAACCAGAGATGATAGGACACTTCATAGGCGAGTTTGCAATGACACGAAAAGACGTCGTACACGGCGGACCCGGTATCGGTGCAACCAGGTCTTCAAAATACGTACCACTCAAATAA
- a CDS encoding 30S ribosomal protein S14 has product MNLTSKWWKKMSSKEIIECRRCGRKQGIISRYEINLCRQCFREVAEKMDFNKYS; this is encoded by the coding sequence ATGAATTTGACGTCAAAGTGGTGGAAAAAGATGAGCAGTAAAGAAATTATAGAATGTAGAAGATGTGGTAGGAAGCAAGGTATAATCAGTAGATATGAAATCAACCTATGCCGACAATGCTTCCGAGAAGTAGCTGAAAAAATGGACTTTAATAAATATAGTTAA